Proteins found in one Saccharomyces kudriavzevii IFO 1802 strain IFO1802 genome assembly, chromosome: 11 genomic segment:
- the GPX1 gene encoding glutathione peroxidase GPX1 (similar to Saccharomyces cerevisiae HYR1 (YIR037W) and GPX1 (YKL026C); ancestral locus Anc_2.670) has protein sequence MSEFYSFAPTDQDGNPFPLSSLHDKVVLVVNVASHCTFTPQYKELEYLYEKYRSYGLEIIAFPCGQFGNQEFEKDEEINKFCQNKFGVTFPILHKIQCNGQRQDPVYRFLKNSVNGKSGIKMIKWNFEKFLIDRNGKVVKRFSCMTRPLELSSLIEGLLSEPQKQET, from the coding sequence ATGTCAgaattttattcatttgCACCAACGGATCAAGATGGAAACCCCTTCCCCCTTTCCTCTCTACATGACAAAGTGGTGTTGGTAGTTAACGTAGCATCCCATTGTACGTTTACGCCCCAATATAAGGAGTTAGAGTACTTGTACGAGAAATACCGATCTTATGGTCTAGAGATCATAGCCTTCCCCTGTGGTCAGTTCGGAAATCAAGAGTTCGAGAAAGACGAGGAGATCAATAAATTTTGCCAGAATAAGTTTGGCGTGACCTTCCCTATCCTGCATAAGATTCAATGTAATGGCCAAAGGCAAGATCCGGTTTACagatttttgaagaattcagTAAACGGGAAGTCAGGCATAAAGATGATAAAGtggaattttgaaaagtttttgattgaCCGAAATGGGAAGGTAGTTAAAAGGTTTTCATGCATGACGAGGCCACTCGAACTTTCTTCCCTCATCGAAGGGTTGTTGAGTGAACCGCAAAAGCAAGAGACTTGA
- the PAN3 gene encoding PAN-complex poly(A)-binding subunit PAN3 (similar to Saccharomyces cerevisiae PAN3 (YKL025C); ancestral locus Anc_2.669) — translation MDKINPDWAKDIPCRNITIYGYCKKENEGCPFKHGDNATASAVNDASPLLEIGEATTPTMAAVPKFNAKVSASFTPMTVGSDSAATATATTSATTKANVSVTIADTSGAASTVNPMVNPAVSGTLLNSNNNSSNISISIPTTASSSNYDPFNAPIFTPSSTSSIHTNTNASSFPFPPITNSSGMNINANDDSNSNMSMANNVPPSMQPPTMESNNLKYPSIYPPPHSLLQYHLYAPEQPSSLKSLLRPNERSADQLFIPNNIREDLTKKNLSILQVFPSSGKVIPSIVQDYFNLVPLNFNNNDFLNKTTLFKVFSNYDGKPYVLKRLPNIDKSMNPNKISKIYQIWSKVNCTNLIKFRDIFQTTKFGDLSICLIFDYYPNALSLYDYHFVNFPKFPITMNYLWIYLVQLTNVINSIHSQNLKIGNTLNWRKVFITGDPGRIKLSHCNFMDLLFNDDTDTVASSSGSTMERLQQLDYKYLGLLLFNLSMSIDNSNNNSTPRECRLDEITLQSIDDLKQIDDKFKDTLKYLLFDDDDDEKKSIHGLTSHFFDKMFMVLESSQTYTEYMESVLSRELENGRLFRLINKLNCIFGRIESRIDINWSESGTKFPIILFYDYIFHQVDSTGKPIMDLTHVLRCLNKLDAGIQEKLMLVTPDELNCIIISYKELKDLIDSTFRSITQ, via the coding sequence ATGGACAAGATCAATCCTGACTGGGCAAAGGACATTCCGTGCAGAAATATCACTATCTATGGCTACTGCAAGAAGGAGAATGAAGGTTGTCCTTTCAAACATGGCGATAACGCTACCGCTTCTGCTGTTAATGACGCTTCCCCTCTTCTAGAGATTGGCGAAGCCACCACTCCAACCATGGCGGCAGTTCCCAAGTTCAATGCAAAAGTTTCTGCCAGTTTCACTCCGATGACAGTTGGTAGTGATTCTGCAGCTACTGCTACTGCCACCACCTCCGCTACTACGAAGGCTAATGTCAGCGTCACTATTGCGGATACTTCCGGGGCCGCTTCTACGGTTAATCCAATGGTTAATCCTGCAGTTAGTGGCACGTTGTTGAACAGCAATAACAACAGTAGCAATATAAGCATATCAATACCTACTACCGCCTCGAGCTCGAATTATGACCCCTTCAATGCTCCCATCTTCACTCCCTCTTCAACATCATCGATACATACCAATACGAATGCGTCTTCGTTCCCATTCCCCCCCATTACAAATTCTAGTGGCATGAATATAAACGCTAATGATGACAGCAATAGCAACATGAGCATGGCTAACAACGTCCCACCTTCCATGCAACCGCCTACAATGGAGAGCAACAATCTCAAGTATCCGAGTATCTATCCGCCTCCTCATAGCCTTCTACAGTACCATCTATATGCCCCTGAACAACCATCATCGCTGAAGTCGTTATTAAGACCCAATGAAAGATCCGCCGATCAACTCTTTATCCCAAATAACATCAGAGAAGATTTAACCAAGAAAAACCTGTCAATTTTGCAAGTTTTCCCCTCTTCAGGTAAAGTTATACCAAGCATTGTGCAGGACTATTTCAATTTGGTGCCACTGAACTTCAATAACaacgattttttgaataaaacAACGcttttcaaagtctttTCCAATTATGATGGTAAGCCATATGTTTTAAAAAGACTACCTAATATCGACAAATCGATGAACCCGAACAAAATATCGAAAATCTATCAGATTTGGTCGAAGGTTAACTGTACAAACTTAATAAAGTTCAGGGATATCTTCCAAACTACGAAATTCGGCGATCTGTCTATCTGTTTGATCTTTGATTACTATCCAAATGCATTATCTTTGTATGACTATCATTTTGTTAATTTCCCCAAATTCCCCATTACCATGAACTATCTATGGATATATTTAGTTCAGCTCACTAACGTGATAAATTCTATTCATTCACAAAACCTAAAAATTGGCAATACATTAAACTGGAGAAAAGTTTTTATCACTGGTGACCCAGGTAGAATCAAATTATCACACTGTAACTTTATGGATCTCTTGTTTAATGACGATACGGATACAGTAGCATCCTCCAGCGGGAGTACTATGGAAAGACTACAACAGCTGGACTACAAATATCTGGGACTGCTGTTATTTAATCTATCAATGAGCATTGATAACTCTAACAACAATAGTACTCCAAGAGAATGTCGACTCGATGAAATAACCCTCCAATCAATAGATGACTTAAAACAGATAGATGATAAGTTCAAGGATACACTTAAGTATTTATTATtcgacgacgacgacgatgaaaaaaagagtatCCACGGCCTAACGAGTCATTTTTTCGATAAGATGTTTATGGTCTTGGAATCATCACAAACCTATACAGAATACATGGAATCCGTCTTATCAAGAGAACTAGAAAATGGCAGGTTGTTCAGACTGATCAATAAACTAAATTGCATTTTTGGTAGAATCGAATCGAGAATAGACATAAACTGGTCCGAATCTGGCACCAAGTTCCCCATTATTTTATTCTATGACTACATATTCCATCAAGTGGATTCCACTGGCAAACCAATAATGGACTTAACTCACGTACTAAGATGTTTGAACAAATTAGATGCAGGtatccaagaaaaattaatgtTAGTAACGCCTGATGAGTTGAACTGCATCATCATATCCTACAAGGAGTTGAAGGACTTGATAGATTCCACTTTTAGATCCATCACccaataa
- the SKDI11G1830 gene encoding uncharacterized protein, whose translation MHRINDRFSIIDGWLIDPKKKALVNPKEVDAPQNFIYKHHLIDWDEVYDEEFNIYCEDDVTLFEVVETDEYWFQIDPIAGAILKVSRVDLGDFTCLRCHKLSVGTKKTLYIHCHPYEKNTPRTCQMKYMHRDSKQHYYPLCSFKGEKFTEIEGFVIKLNKYIRKPPKLIEQTLFDPLSSNEKEGVLSVNDWYALRNFFKGKSLIYLRLINSNFLIVKDITLFHLSFQQTLVKLEKKNDFYTCEEYGGQEAIDHASIHLAIPIICHNDHIKYIVWKQPIFPTQNFDAESVDSQLNLEVRIADRLLNNEIITLEKHFLRDRKFSMTHQMDDQGITDSIASTYTVLSEQIVRRKCGSLLNQIIIQCKIKDTATTLAKRDSTFDQLSKLISNFCFTESMARLQWWQECIRNEFDIPGFDNYHQSCNDMQRNVDKAIEFFLPVLITQHQKTFQRHLVCEPDHPEISKRYLFVDKFIVDVSERRVVNPLSHDIFQITSFRNAKLNISNGILDWSSFIFDSMPYPVFSPTLFTLVETEELELTWDESSQAFVKVDRATNVDTHSIVRRKGIQLDLPSYGKKYLYQGKPEDLERSKLPPDLNNLVSVHGYKDSERLRFMWSEMERIKSLYEQRNLVEESFYYYLEVLNFGSIFNDNE comes from the coding sequence ATGCACAGAATAAACGATCGGTTTTCGATAATTGATGGCTGGTTGATtgatccaaaaaaaaaagctttgGTGAACCCCAAAGAAGTTGATGCGCcacaaaatttcatatACAAGCATCATCTAATAGATTGGGACGAAGTttatgatgaagaattcaaCATATATTGTGAAGATGACGTAACTTTGTTCGAAGTGGTAGAGACAGATGAATATTGGTTCCAAATAGATCCTATCGCTGGCGCGATTTTGAAGGTTTCCCGAGTGGATTTGGGTGATTTTACATGTTTGCGGTGCCATAAACTATCAGTGGGGACCAAAAAAACACTTTACATTCATTGCCATCcctatgaaaaaaacacaCCAAGGACTTGCCAGATGAAGTATATGCACAGGGATTCAAAGCAACACTATTATCCTTTATGCAGTTTCAagggtgaaaaatttactgAAATCGAAGGATTTGTGATTAAGTTGAACAAGTATATCAGAAAGCCCCCCAAGTTGATTGAACAAACTCTATTTGATCCCTTATCATCCAACGAAAAGGAAGGTGTCTTATCTGTCAATGATTGGTACGCActaagaaatttttttaaggGTAAATCCCTCATATATCTTAGATTGATCAATTCgaattttcttattgttaAAGACATTACATTATTTCACTTGTCTTTTCAGCAGACTTTAGtaaaactggaaaaaaaaaacgacTTTTATACTTGTGAAGAATATGGTGGTCAAGAAGCTATTGATCATGCATCAATACATTTAGCAATTCCAATTATTTGTCATAATGATCACATAAAATACATTGTCTGGAAACAACCCATTTTCCCAACGCAAAATTTTGATGCAGAAAGCGTTGACAGCCAATTGAATCTGGAAGTAAGAATTGCGGATCGTTTGCTGAATAATGAAATTATAACATTAGAAAAGCACTTCCTTCGAGATAGAAAGTTCTCAATGACACATCAAATGGATGACCAAGGTATTACTGATTCGATTGCATCCACTTACACAGTTCTTAGTGAACAAATTGTTAGACGGAAATGCGGATCACTTTTAAACCAAATTATTATCCAATGCAAGATAAAGGATACTGCTACAACGTTGGCCAAACGAGATTCCACCTTTGATCAGCTCTCAAAGCTAATAtctaatttttgtttcacAGAATCAATGGCTAGGTTACAATGGTGGCAAGAGTGTATAcgaaatgaatttgatataCCTGGTTTCGACAACTATCACCAAAGTTGCAATGACATGCAGCGAAACGTAGATAAGGCAATcgagttttttttgcctgTGCTGATAACGCAACATCAGAAGACTTTTCAAAGACATTTAGTGTGCGAGCCTGACCATCCAGAAATTTCCAAGAGATACTTGTTTGTTGACAAATTCATAGTCGATGTCTCTGAAAGAAGAGTAGTAAATCCGTTAAGTCATgacattttccaaataaCAAGCTTTAGAAATGCAAAATTAAACATAAGCAATGGTATTTTGGACTGGAGTTCCTTCATATTCGATAGTATGCCGTATCCAGTGTTCTCACCAACTTTGTTTACGTTGGTGGAGACGGAAGAATTAGAACTTACATGGGATGAAAGTTCACAGGCGTTTGTCAAAGTTGATCGCGCAACTAATGTTGATACACATTCAATTGTGCGAAGAAAAGGGATACAATTAGATTTGCCATCATACGGTAAAAAGTATTTATATCAAGGCAAACCGGAGGATTTAGAAAGATCGAAGCTTCCACCAGATCTAAATAACTTAGTATCTGTCCACGGATACAAAGATTCAGAAAGGCTGAGATTCATGTGGAGTGAAATGGAACGGATCAAGTCGCTTTATGAACAACGCAATTTAGTTGAAGAgtctttttattattatcttgAAGTCTTGAACTTTGGAAGCATATTCAACGATAACGAATAA
- the MAK11 gene encoding Mak11p (similar to Saccharomyces cerevisiae MAK11 (YKL021C); ancestral locus Anc_2.663) — protein MSDIEGKNHFRIIVGSYEHNILCLSLDIPVQKKDDATKTPHFMPIFHFQAHSLSIKCLAVSRRYLVSGSNDEHIRIYDLQKRKELGTLLSHQGSITALQFSHPASSSEDATVAKGSKNSKWLLSASEDHKIMVWRVKDWETVGSLKGHTARINDMDIHPTNRIAISVSEDHSIRLWNLMTLRNAAVLKLRKYNTNGSFVRWLGAKGDYFAVGLRDRVLIYETGSAKVFKEILFDRKTIMHLETHILPFDNREYLTVGVSDGNVHFYPCEQLFKENEENEKEHEEESGEKKIEPAFSLLGHTNRVKDFKFYKNDFGTYLVTIGSDGKIVVWDMSTKEQVAVYDCGERLNCLTLCDEDIEKYSTMRKRDAGTAELGEQSEVESDTEELKKIMFGEKKKLNKKKKKQLKKSKVSVELE, from the coding sequence ATGAGCGACATAGAAGGCAAGAATCATTTTCGTATCATTGTAGGGTCGTATGAGCACAATATTCTATGTTTATCCTTAGATATTCCAgtgcaaaagaaagacGATGCGACTAAGACACCGCATTTTATGccaatatttcattttcaggCTCATTCATTGAGTATTAAGTGCTTAGCTGTTTCCAGAAGGTACTTAGTTTCTGGATCCAACGACGAACACATCAGAATTTatgatttgcaaaaaagaaaggaattGGGCACACTGTTAAGCCATCAGGGTTCTATTACTGCTCTCCAATTCTCGCATCCAGCTTCTTCCAGCGAGGATGCCACTGTTGCAAAGGGAAGTAAAAATAGTAAGTGGCTATTATCAGCGTCAGAAGACCACAAGATCATGGTTTGGAGAGTTAAGGATTGGGAAACTGTGGGGTCATTAAAGGGACATACAGCCCGAATTAATGATATGGATATCCATCCCACCAATAGAATTGCCATCAGTGTTAGTGAGGACCATTCTATTCGTCTCTGGAACTTGATGACTTTAAGGAATGCTGCTGTACTAAAGCTAAGGAAATACAACACTAACGGATCCTTCGTTAGATGGTTAGGAGCCAAAGGTGATTATTTTGCTGTGGGTTTAAGAGACAGGGTTCTCATTTATGAAACAGGGTCAGCTAAAgtttttaaagaaatacTTTTCGATAGAAAAACTATTATGCATCTTGAAACACATATTCTACCATTCGATAATAGGGAATATCTTACCGTTGGTGTTAGTGATGGTAATGTTCACTTTTATCCTTGTGAACAgttattcaaagaaaatgaagaaaatgaaaaagaacatgaagaagaaagtggcgagaagaaaatcgaaCCGGCCTTCTCATTATTAGGCCACACAAATCGTgtcaaagatttcaaattttataAGAATGATTTCGGGACCTACTTGGTAACCATTGGTTCTGACGGTAAAATTGTTGTCTGGGATATGTCGACAAAAGAACAAGTAGCAGTTTACGACTGTGGTGAAAGGTTGAATTGTCTAACGCTATGTGATGAAGATATCGAGAAGTACAGTACCATGAGGAAGAGAGATGCTGGAACAGCTGAACTGGGTGAACAAAGTGAGGTAGAAAGTGATACCGAAGAATTAAAGAAGATTATGTTTGGtgagaagaagaagctcaacaaaaagaagaagaaacaattgaagaagagcaaaGTCTCTGTAGAACTAGAATAA
- the SKA1 gene encoding Ska1p (similar to Saccharomyces cerevisiae YKL023W; ancestral locus Anc_2.666), with amino-acid sequence MNKEELLGFLLDDSIGSQKKCVADEQVYSNWLKNGDDDHCASYARNSQAAAVAPREKKEKQIESRQEDVDELLNGLEGIFGNAETLDLEVKPKGKTRRARSKSGKGSIQMEEQLVTLEAEDVIDSGTQDVNGAGSSPDLDRSKKKEKRRKNTKELSYDELKDKLEITTRKSRLDCKDMRKKIHSLEKRNMQLEQRLEELAIENHTLIQINNSLSKNTNVDEEATKAQKGKEKDRKRRERRTTRRKEERKQEKTKSPAFIPSSTDTNGEPIEF; translated from the coding sequence ATGAACAAGGAAGAGTTACTGGGGTTCCTACTGGACGACAGTATCGGCAGCCAGAAAAAATGCGTTGCAGACGAGCAGGTCTACTCCAATTGGCTGAAGAACGGTGACGACGATCACTGTGCATCTTATGCAAGGAATTCACAAGCTGCCGCAGTTGCTCCGCGtgagaagaaggagaagcaGATAGAATCTAGACAAGAGGATGTGGATGAGCTGTTGAACGGCTTGGAAGGCATTTTTGGAAACGCGGAGACCCTTGATTTGGAGGTTAAGCCAAAGGGCAAAACTAGAAGGGCCAGGTCAAAATCCGGGAAGGGGAGCATACAGATGGAAGAGCAGCTGGTAACGCTCGAGGCTGAGGATGTTATCGATAGCGGCACCCAGGATGTCAACGGGGCAGGCTCATCTCCAGATCTGGACCGgtcgaagaagaaagagaaacgGAGGAAAAACACCAAGGAGTTGTCCTACGATGAATTAAAGGACAAGCTAGAGATCACCACCCGCAAGTCGCGCCTTGATTGCAAGGAtatgaggaagaaaattcattcTTTGGAGAAAAGGAACATGCAGCTTGAACAACGCCTGGAAGAGCTGGCGATCGAGAACCATACTTTGATACAGATTAACAACAGCCTTTCGAAAAATACGAACGTGGACGAAGAGGCCACAAAGGCCCAAAAGGGCAAGGAAAAGGacaggaaaagaagagaaagaagaacaacaagaaggaaGGAGGAAAGGAAGCAAGAGAAAACCAAATCACCGGCGTTTATCCCTTCATCAACAGATACGAATGGAGAGCCTATAGAATTTTGA
- the MIN9 gene encoding Min9p (similar to Saccharomyces cerevisiae YKL023C-A), whose protein sequence is MKPRFGFIVRFYSSKRPTFHSIAPPKVNASTVHTTSSPSKGKHRGKSLILVGTLALVTSVISVNYQKNKPVEFLE, encoded by the coding sequence ATGAAACCACGTTTCGGATTCATAGTGAGGTTCTACTCTTCGAAAAGACCTACGTTTCATAGCATAGCCCCTCCAAAGGTTAACGCAAGCACAGTACACACCACCAGCAGTCCAAGCAAGGGTAAACATAGAGGAAAATCGTTGATACTCGTAGGAACATTAGCACTCGTGACATCGGTGATTTCAGTAAACTATCAGAAGAACAAACCAGTTGAGTTTCTTGAATAA
- the URA6 gene encoding bifunctional uridylate/adenylate kinase (similar to Saccharomyces cerevisiae URA6 (YKL024C); ancestral locus Anc_2.667), whose product MTAAATPQPAFSPDQVSVVFVLGGPGAGKGTQCEKLVKDYSFVHLSAGDLLRAEQGRKGSQYGELISNHIKEGLIVPQEITLALLRNAISENIKNNKHKFLIDGFPRKMDQAISFERDIVESKFTLFFDCPEDIMLQRLLERGKTSGRSDDNIESIKKRFKTFKDTSMPVIEYFETKSKVVRIRCDKAVEDVYKDVQNAIRDRL is encoded by the coding sequence ATGACTGCTGCTGCTACACCACAACCAGCTTTCTCGCCAGACCAGGTTTCAGTGGTCTTCGTTTTGGGAGGACCCGGTGCAGGCAAAGGCACCCAGTGTGAAAAACTGGTTAAGGACTATTCCTTCGTCCATTTATCGGCGGGAGACCTTCTGCGTGCTGAACAGGGCAGGAAAGGCTCTCAATACGGAGAACTGATTAGTAACCATATCAAAGAGGGCCTGATTGTTCCTCAGGAGATCACTTTGGCGCTATTGCGCAACGCCATCTCCGAGAACATCAAGAACAACAAGCACAAATTCTTGATTGACGGGTTCCCCAGGAAGATGGACCAAGCCATTTCCTTCGAAAGGGACATTGTCGAAAGTAAATTCacccttttctttgactGTCCTGAAGATATCATGCTGCAGAGACTACTGGAGCGTGGCAAGACCAGTGGAAGAAGCGACGACAACATCGAATCCATCAAGAAGAGGTTCAAAACTTTCAAGGACACCAGCATGCCCGTTATTGAGTATTTCGAAACCAAATCTAAAGTCGTCCGTATTCGCTGTGACAAGGCTGTCGAGGATGTCTACAAAGACGTCCAGAATGCCATTCGTGATAGATTATAG
- the CDC16 gene encoding anaphase promoting complex subunit CDC16 (similar to Saccharomyces cerevisiae CDC16 (YKL022C); ancestral locus Anc_2.665): protein MRNPMSPTEQHSQHNSTLAASPFVSNVSAARTQQNVSNDAQNDHLQPWNRSNSGTSPYQSLANSPLLQKLQANIMTPHQPSANSGPTAGNVANDNNLLASMSKNSMFGSTIPSTLRKVSLQREYKDSVDGTIDGDDDDDDDDDNNGDTTENANNDRDSRLGSNMPLTTTTLTTTTTATQLDVSELSAIERLRLWRFDALMQHMYRTAEYIADKVYTISSDPDDAFWLGQVYYNNNQYVRAVELITRNNLDSINILCRYLLGLSFVKLQKFDDALDVIGEYNPFSEDPIVTAANATNNNGSNSNTSQPVTDGGIKMESSLCFLRGKIYFAQNNFNKAKDAFREAILVDIKNFEAFEVLLSKNLLTPQEEWDLFHSLDFKEFGEDKEIMKNLYKINLSKYINTDEITRSNEILTKDYKLGNNVDVVRSRVDIFYTQCKFNECLELCEAVLETDEFNTNILPTYIGCLYELSKKNKLFLLSHRLAENFPKSAITWFSVATYYMSLDRICEAQKYYSKSSILDPSFAAAWLGFAHTYALEGEQDQALTAYSTASRFFPGMHLPKLFLGMQFMAMNSLNLAESYFVLAYDICPNDPLVLNEMGVMYFKKNEFVKAKKYLKKALEVVKDLDPGSRTTISIQLNLGHTYRKLNENEIAIKCFKCVLEKSDKNSEIHCSLGYLYLKTKKLQKAIDHLHKSLYIKPNNASAMTLLKNALELNVTLSLDASHPLIDKSNLMTQTSTDKASVNKKRSSLAYDPANMAKRLRTQKEIFDMNNEFLTRGGRDSKNGNTNGNDNLDDNLDADMELE, encoded by the coding sequence ATGAGAAATCCCATGTCTCCTACGGAGCAGCATTCACAACATAATTCTACATTGGCCGCCTCTCCGTTTGTTTCTAACGTATCTGCAGCAAGGACACAACAAAATGTATCAAACGATGCTCAAAATGATCATTTACAACCTTGGAACAGATCCAATTCGGGCACCAGTCCTTACCAATCATTAGCAAATAGCCCTCTGCTGCAGAAGCTCCAGGCGAATATCATGACTCCGCATCAGCCATCGGCCAATTCCGGTCCCACTGCTGGCAATGTTGCAAACGACAACAACTTATTAGCATCCATGTCTAAGAATAGCATGTTCGGTTCCACGATACCGTCCACATTAAGAAAGGTAAGCTTGCAACGCGAATACAAAGATTCAGTTGATGGGACGATTGATGgtgacgacgatgatgatgatgatgatgacaaCAATGGCGATACGACTGAGAATGCTAATAATGATCGAGACAGTAGACTAGGAAGCAATATGCCATtgacaacaacaacattGACGACAACAACCACAGCTACACAACTAGATGTTTCTGAATTGTCAGCTATAGAGAGACTAAGGCTTTGGAGATTTGATGCGTTGATGCAGCATATGTACAGGACAGCAGAGTACATTGCTGATAAAGTGTATACAATATCGAGTGATCCCGATGATGCCTTTTGGCTGGGTCAAGTATACTACAATAATAATCAGTACGTAAGAGCTGTGGAACTTATTACTAGGAACAATTTGGATAGCATCAATATCCTATGCCGATATTTATTGGGACTCTCTTTTGTGAAGTTAcaaaaattcgatgacGCTCTCGATGTCATCGGCGAATATAATCCATTCAGTGAAGATCCAATTGTTACAGCCGCAAACGCCACGAATAATAACGGCAGTAATAGCAACACATCACAGCCAGTTACCGACGGCGGCataaaaatggaatcatCATTGTGTTTTCTGAGAGGTAAAATTTACTTTGCGCAGAATAATTTTAATAAGGCAAAAGACGCATTTCGCGAAGCCATTCTAGTAGacatcaaaaattttgaagcttTTGAAGTGCTTCTGTCGAAGAATCTATTAACCCCGCAGGAGGAATGGGACTTATTCCACTCTTtagatttcaaagaatttggcgaagataaagaaattatgaaaaatctttatAAGATCAACCTATCCAAGTATATTAATACAGATGAGATAACGAGATCCAATGAAATTTTAACAAAGGACTACAAATTGGGTAACAATGTGGACGTCGTAAGAAGCAGAGTGGATATTTTTTATACGCAATGCAAATTCAACGAATGCTTAGAATTGTGTGAGGCCGTTTTGGAAACCGATGAGTTTAATACAAACATTCTGCCAACTTATATTGGATGCCTATAtgaactttcaaaaaaaaacaagcttttccttttatcACACCGGTTGGCAGAGAATTTCCCGAAGTCTGCGATAACATGGTTTAGCGTTGCCACCTATTATATGAGCCTGGACAGAATTTGCGAAGCTCAAAAATACTATTCCAAATCCTCAATATTGGATCCAAGCTTTGCTGCAGCATGGCTAGGGTTTGCACATACTTATGCGCTGGAGGGTGAACAAGATCAAGCATTAACAGCATATTCTACAGCGTCAAGATTTTTCCCTGGGATGCACTTGCCAAAACTATTTCTCGGAATGCAGTTCATGGCGATGAATTCTCTAAACTTAGCAGAATCCTACTTTGTCTTGGCATATGATATCTGTCCAAACGATCCATTAGTGCTTAATGAAATGGGTGTAatgtatttcaaaaagaatgaatTCGTCAAAGCCAAGAAATATCTGAAGAAGGCGTTGGAAGTGGTGAAGGATCTGGACCCAGGTTCGAGGACGACGATATCGATTCAATTGAACCTGGGTCACACATATAGGAAATTGAATGAGAACGAAATTGCCATCAAATGTTTCAAATGTGTCctggaaaaaagtgatAAAAATTCAGAGATCCATTGTTCATTAGGATATTTGTATTTGAAGACcaaaaaattacaaaaggCAATCGATCATCTGCACAAGTCATTGTATATAAAGCCTAATAATGCATCTGCGATGACGCTACTGAAGAACGCCCTAGAGCTAAACGTGACTTTATCGTTGGACGCCAGCCATCCACTTATTGATAAGTCTAATCTAATGACTCAGACAAGCACGGACAAGGCTTCCGTCAACAAAAAGAGATCCTCGCTGGCATATGACCCTGCTAACATGGCCAAAAGGTTGAGAACGCAAAAAGAGATCTTTGACATGAACAACGAATTTCTCACGAGGGGAGGCCGCGACAGCAAAAATGGCAATACTAATGGTAATGACAATCTTGATGATAATCTTGATGCAGATATGGAGCTAGAATAA